Proteins encoded by one window of Candidatus Odinarchaeum yellowstonii:
- a CDS encoding 3-isopropylmalate dehydratase small subunit, whose product MIIKGRVWKFGDNVNTDEIIAGKRLLTLDFNEIAKYAFEAINPEFAKKVKPGDIIVAGDNFGCGSSREQAPIVIKKLGVSAVIANYFARIFFRNAINIGLPLIEAPQAYQTIKEGDIIEVNLSEGVITDLSNNNKIYFKKIPDFLTEILTEGGVINYLKKNKKFKVQYY is encoded by the coding sequence ATGATAATAAAAGGGCGGGTATGGAAGTTCGGAGATAACGTTAACACCGATGAGATAATCGCCGGTAAAAGACTTCTAACACTAGACTTCAATGAAATAGCGAAATACGCTTTTGAAGCAATAAACCCAGAGTTCGCTAAAAAAGTTAAACCAGGAGACATAATAGTCGCAGGAGACAACTTCGGCTGCGGTTCAAGCCGTGAACAAGCACCAATAGTGATTAAAAAACTAGGCGTAAGCGCGGTTATAGCAAACTATTTCGCAAGAATATTCTTCAGAAACGCGATAAACATAGGCCTACCCTTAATAGAAGCCCCACAAGCGTACCAGACGATAAAAGAAGGAGACATAATAGAAGTAAACCTATCAGAAGGAGTAATAACCGATCTTTCAAATAACAATAAAATCTACTTTAAAAAAATACCAGACTTCCTAACAGAAATATTAACAGAAGGCGGCGTAATAAACTACTTAAAGAAAAATAAAAAATTCAAAGTCCAATATTACTAA
- a CDS encoding Lrp/AsnC family transcriptional regulator, which produces MLIDDVDQRIIEHLMKNSRASYSEIATSLKELNINLTEGAVRKRVRRLVEKGIIEQFTIQLGHGLGVKAIILVRLSPQKPAADAAKEIMKIKGVERVYDIAGPYDILVIVKFAEVQSLNSCIDAMRSIEGISSTTTFLVLKERQVLNKE; this is translated from the coding sequence ATGCTAATAGATGACGTCGATCAGAGAATAATCGAACATTTAATGAAAAACTCTAGAGCCTCATATAGTGAAATCGCCACCTCTCTAAAAGAGTTAAATATTAATCTAACTGAGGGTGCTGTTAGAAAAAGAGTGAGAAGACTTGTTGAAAAAGGAATAATAGAGCAGTTCACTATACAGTTAGGCCACGGGCTCGGAGTTAAAGCGATAATACTTGTCAGACTTTCACCTCAGAAACCAGCCGCAGACGCGGCTAAAGAAATAATGAAGATTAAAGGCGTTGAACGTGTCTACGATATAGCAGGCCCATATGATATTCTAGTAATCGTTAAATTTGCAGAAGTACAGTCTCTTAACAGCTGCATAGATGCGATGAGAAGTATTGAAGGAATATCATCTACTACTACTTTCTTAGTGTTAAAAGAGAGACAGGTATTAAATAAGGAATAA
- the cofE gene encoding coenzyme F420-0:L-glutamate ligase, translated as MIQIIPIPGIPIVKPGDDIIKIVFEAVKNNPFQILDGDIIVIAHKIVSRATGRLINLENVRPGRKALKIAGKMEEDPRKIQVILNESNRIIKSTAKHLITENKLGFVCANAGVDRSNSYQGEYLILPPVEPDKICEDIRKSIEENLNVKVGVIISDTHGRALRKGAVGVCLGVAGIPALLSYKGRRDIFGYELKVTEIAIVDEIASAAELVIGESNERTPIALIRGLKLPSAASTHKDLIYKPEERLFY; from the coding sequence ATGATTCAGATTATCCCGATACCTGGGATCCCGATTGTGAAACCTGGAGATGACATTATTAAAATAGTTTTCGAAGCTGTTAAAAATAATCCCTTCCAGATTTTAGACGGTGACATAATCGTAATCGCTCATAAAATAGTTTCTAGAGCGACAGGCCGCTTAATAAACCTGGAGAATGTTAGACCCGGTCGAAAAGCGTTGAAAATAGCGGGTAAAATGGAGGAGGACCCTAGAAAGATTCAAGTCATTCTTAACGAGTCTAATCGAATAATTAAAAGCACAGCTAAACATTTAATCACGGAGAACAAGTTAGGCTTCGTATGTGCTAACGCAGGCGTAGACCGCTCTAACTCATATCAAGGAGAATACCTTATACTCCCGCCTGTAGAGCCGGATAAAATTTGTGAAGACATCCGCAAATCTATAGAAGAAAACCTTAATGTGAAAGTCGGCGTGATCATCTCAGATACTCATGGGCGAGCGTTAAGAAAAGGGGCTGTAGGCGTCTGCTTAGGTGTAGCAGGCATCCCTGCTTTACTTAGTTATAAGGGTAGAAGAGACATATTCGGATACGAGTTGAAAGTGACCGAAATCGCTATAGTAGATGAAATAGCCTCCGCAGCTGAACTGGTTATAGGGGAGTCGAATGAGCGCACTCCCATAGCGCTAATAAGAGGTTTGAAGCTGCCCTCCGCTGCTTCTACGCATAAAGATTTAATTTATAAACCTGAGGAACGGCTGTTCTACTAA
- a CDS encoding 3-isopropylmalate dehydratase large subunit, which yields MGLTLAEKILSAKTGRRVEAGDFIVASVDLIMAHDGTAPIAINQLKELGLNVFDPNKIILVLDHATPSPKDTVSNLHKMIREFAWSNHIKLYDVGCGVCHQLLVENHVNPSTLVLGADSHTCTYGALGAFATGMGSTDIAVAMRYGQTWLKVPHTYKIKIDGKLPPHVYSKDLILTVINKITASGATYMSMEFHGTTIKHLTIEDRFTIANMAIEAGGKTGLFPVDDITIKYLTEQGRPQNIRLQPDPDAYYQKEIEIDAGELQPVVAAPDQVDNVHPVSEYEGLEVNQVFIGTCTNGRLSDLQAAARVLKGNKVNSRVRLIIQPASSKIYLQALKTGLIETFIEAGATVNPPGCGPCIGRHLGILADGEVCLSTQNRNFKGRMGNPNSKIYLSNPEVAALAAVKGYITDPTKR from the coding sequence ATGGGTTTAACACTAGCTGAAAAAATATTATCAGCTAAAACAGGGCGCAGAGTAGAAGCCGGGGATTTCATAGTAGCGAGCGTAGACCTTATAATGGCACACGACGGAACAGCCCCTATCGCGATAAACCAGCTTAAAGAACTAGGCTTAAACGTATTCGACCCGAATAAAATAATACTAGTATTAGATCACGCTACACCAAGCCCTAAAGACACAGTAAGCAACCTGCATAAAATGATAAGAGAATTCGCCTGGAGCAACCATATAAAATTATACGATGTAGGTTGCGGTGTATGCCATCAACTCTTAGTTGAAAACCATGTTAACCCTTCAACACTAGTTTTAGGAGCTGACAGCCACACATGCACTTACGGGGCTCTAGGAGCCTTCGCAACAGGTATGGGCAGCACAGACATCGCGGTAGCCATGAGATACGGTCAAACCTGGCTGAAAGTCCCACACACATATAAAATAAAAATAGACGGAAAACTACCCCCACACGTCTACTCAAAAGATCTAATATTAACCGTTATCAACAAGATAACAGCTTCAGGTGCAACGTACATGTCGATGGAATTCCATGGAACAACAATAAAACATCTCACAATAGAGGACAGGTTCACAATCGCAAACATGGCGATTGAAGCAGGCGGTAAAACAGGATTGTTCCCAGTAGACGATATAACAATCAAATATTTAACAGAGCAGGGAAGACCTCAAAATATCAGATTACAACCCGATCCGGACGCCTACTATCAGAAAGAAATTGAAATAGACGCCGGTGAACTACAACCAGTAGTAGCCGCCCCAGATCAAGTAGACAACGTTCACCCTGTAAGCGAATACGAAGGACTCGAAGTCAACCAAGTCTTCATAGGAACATGCACAAACGGCAGACTATCAGATCTCCAAGCAGCAGCCCGCGTATTAAAAGGAAACAAAGTAAACAGCCGCGTAAGACTTATAATCCAACCAGCCTCCTCCAAAATATATCTCCAAGCCCTCAAAACAGGTTTAATAGAAACATTCATCGAAGCCGGAGCCACAGTGAACCCGCCAGGCTGCGGCCCATGCATCGGCAGACACCTAGGCATACTAGCAGACGGCGAAGTTTGCTTGAGCACACAGAACAGAAACTTCAAAGGCAGAATGGGAAACCCTAACAGTAAAATATACCTATCAAACCCTGAAGTTGCAGCTCTAGCCGCTGTAAAAGGCTATATAACAGACCCTACAAAAAGGTGA
- a CDS encoding molybdenum cofactor guanylyltransferase codes for MTDISTIVILCGGESNRLGSNKAFLKINSKTLIEFIISRVKQYFKNVFVVVKEPEDSLKIQNLVKNITVLEDKVKDVHAPIIGLLTAVEKIDEPFFFALSCDTPLVDLNIINILIKSLGDHNAVIPRWPNGFIEPLFAVYRREALRKSILSVLSEGKLDLNSVVLKIPKVLYFSTMVMEKFNPKLDCLLNVNTPGDYDKCISKIKKYLV; via the coding sequence GTGACAGATATAAGCACTATTGTTATTTTATGCGGCGGGGAATCAAACCGTTTAGGTTCGAATAAGGCTTTTTTAAAAATCAACTCCAAAACTCTAATAGAGTTTATTATAAGTAGAGTTAAACAATATTTTAAAAACGTCTTCGTAGTTGTTAAAGAACCTGAAGACTCGTTGAAAATTCAAAACCTTGTGAAAAATATCACGGTTCTTGAAGATAAAGTTAAAGACGTTCACGCCCCTATAATAGGGCTTTTAACAGCTGTTGAAAAAATAGATGAACCGTTTTTCTTCGCTTTATCCTGTGACACTCCTTTAGTTGACTTAAATATCATCAATATTTTAATCAAGTCTCTAGGCGACCACAACGCGGTGATACCTAGATGGCCTAACGGCTTCATAGAGCCTCTCTTCGCTGTCTACCGGAGGGAGGCTTTGCGCAAAAGTATTTTATCGGTTTTATCGGAGGGTAAACTAGATTTAAACAGCGTGGTTTTAAAAATTCCTAAAGTCCTCTATTTTTCAACTATGGTCATGGAGAAGTTTAACCCTAAATTAGACTGCCTGCTAAACGTCAACACACCCGGAGACTACGATAAATGTATAAGTAAAATTAAAAAGTATTTAGTTTAG
- a CDS encoding RtcB family protein → MRVPGIVYVDEELLEHIKQDLTLEQLANVACLPGVLKHALAMPDAHQGYGFPIGGVAATDYSTGVISPGGVGYDINCGVRIVSTNLKVDEVKPKINELVDLLFREIPSGLASKGKIRVSVGELNDAIAGGAKWAVEHGYGWVEDLNHCEENGCMKTADPDMISPKAKERGKSQIGSLGSGNHFLEVQYVDKIFNPAVAKRFGVTEIGQVLVMIHTGSRGLGHETCSDYLRLMEGAVRKYNLRLPDRELACAPNNSDEAEKYFKAMSGAANFAWCNRQLITHWTRESFKQVFKTDPEDLEMKIIYDVAHNIAKLEEHEVDGKRVKCYVHRKGATRAFPPGHPEIPADYRDIGQPVILPGTMGTSSYLLVGTSKAMEVSFGSTAHGAGRVLSRIKAVKSFSAHDIKSKLASKSIVIRAADLKVISEEAPAAYKDIDKVAKISNAVGIATLVAQMKPLAVTKG, encoded by the coding sequence ATGAGGGTTCCGGGGATCGTCTACGTTGACGAAGAACTCTTAGAGCATATTAAACAAGATCTCACATTAGAGCAGCTTGCTAACGTAGCCTGCTTGCCCGGTGTTCTTAAACACGCGTTAGCTATGCCAGACGCGCATCAAGGTTACGGCTTCCCGATAGGAGGTGTAGCAGCCACAGATTATTCTACGGGTGTGATCTCCCCTGGAGGAGTGGGGTATGATATTAACTGCGGGGTTAGAATTGTATCAACTAATCTTAAAGTTGACGAGGTTAAGCCTAAAATAAACGAATTAGTTGATTTACTTTTCCGTGAGATCCCAAGCGGCCTCGCCAGTAAAGGTAAGATTAGAGTTTCCGTAGGGGAATTAAACGACGCTATCGCTGGGGGTGCTAAATGGGCTGTAGAGCACGGTTACGGCTGGGTTGAAGACTTAAATCACTGTGAAGAAAACGGCTGCATGAAGACAGCTGATCCTGATATGATTTCACCTAAAGCTAAAGAGCGCGGTAAGAGTCAGATAGGAAGCCTAGGCAGCGGTAATCATTTTTTAGAAGTTCAATACGTTGATAAAATATTTAATCCAGCTGTGGCTAAACGCTTCGGTGTAACTGAAATAGGTCAAGTTTTAGTGATGATTCACACAGGATCCCGCGGTTTAGGGCATGAAACATGCTCTGATTATCTTAGATTAATGGAGGGCGCTGTGAGAAAATATAATCTTAGACTGCCTGATAGAGAGTTAGCTTGCGCCCCTAATAATAGTGATGAAGCTGAAAAATATTTCAAAGCGATGAGTGGGGCGGCTAACTTCGCGTGGTGTAACAGGCAGCTTATAACTCATTGGACGCGTGAATCATTTAAACAAGTTTTTAAAACAGACCCCGAAGACCTTGAAATGAAAATCATATATGATGTAGCTCATAACATTGCTAAACTGGAAGAGCACGAGGTAGATGGTAAACGCGTTAAATGTTATGTGCATAGAAAAGGAGCTACAAGAGCCTTCCCGCCAGGTCACCCGGAGATCCCAGCCGATTACAGGGATATAGGGCAGCCTGTTATTCTACCGGGTACAATGGGTACTTCAAGTTATCTACTAGTAGGTACATCTAAAGCGATGGAGGTCAGCTTCGGCTCTACAGCTCACGGAGCTGGGAGAGTTCTCAGCAGGATAAAAGCTGTTAAAAGTTTTTCAGCTCATGATATAAAATCGAAGCTGGCCAGTAAGAGTATCGTGATACGGGCGGCTGATTTAAAAGTAATCAGCGAGGAGGCGCCAGCGGCTTATAAAGATATTGATAAAGTGGCTAAGATCTCTAACGCTGTGGGGATCGCCACTCTCGTAGCTCAGATGAAGCCTTTAGCTGTAACTAAAGGTTAA
- the apgM gene encoding 2,3-bisphosphoglycerate-independent phosphoglycerate mutase produces MDVRKIMLIVCDGMSDRAVKSLGEKTPLEYAKTPNLDKLAEMGCTGLLDILSPGIPPGSDSAHLALFGYDPEKFYPGRGAIEALGANIPVSEGVLACRFNLTTVVEKNTREGVTLIVKDRRAGRISSEEAKKLIEYLQLNLNKISDVKVKIIPNVEHRGILVIEGDGLCGDVSDSDPHEIGSCVNKCEPLSNAGSLKAAEKTANIINEIVKSSYFLLKDHEVNRLRVSRGLPAANIILPRGAGVVRRVDSFSNVWGLKAACIAKLALYRGVARYVGMDIYDVPEATGTVNTNVEAKFKKAVELLKEYDFVFVHVKGTDSASHDKKPLEKVKMIEKIDEAFKIIIDNPILLKNTVVAVTSDHSTSSELGIHIGDPPALAVYSPDIVADEVKEFNERAVLRGGLGRVKAVDLMKILLNYACRAMEYGLKPSRESRIYRSTECTPLVI; encoded by the coding sequence ATGGATGTTAGAAAAATTATGTTAATAGTATGTGATGGAATGTCTGATAGAGCGGTTAAATCTTTAGGTGAGAAAACACCACTAGAATATGCTAAAACGCCGAATCTAGATAAACTGGCGGAGATGGGGTGCACTGGCTTACTAGATATTTTATCTCCCGGCATCCCCCCTGGAAGCGATAGCGCTCACTTAGCTTTATTCGGCTACGACCCTGAGAAGTTCTATCCTGGAAGAGGAGCAATAGAAGCTTTAGGTGCGAATATCCCGGTCAGCGAAGGTGTTTTAGCATGTAGATTTAATTTAACTACAGTTGTTGAAAAAAATACTAGGGAAGGGGTCACACTTATAGTTAAAGATAGAAGAGCTGGTAGAATCAGCAGCGAAGAGGCTAAAAAGCTTATAGAGTATCTTCAACTAAATTTAAATAAAATCAGCGACGTGAAAGTTAAAATAATACCGAACGTAGAACACCGCGGCATACTCGTGATTGAAGGAGATGGTTTATGTGGAGATGTGAGTGACAGCGACCCCCATGAAATTGGGAGTTGCGTGAATAAATGTGAGCCGCTTTCAAACGCGGGGAGTCTTAAAGCGGCGGAGAAAACTGCGAATATAATTAATGAAATCGTTAAATCATCTTATTTTTTGCTTAAAGACCATGAAGTTAATAGATTAAGAGTTAGCAGAGGGCTACCGGCAGCTAATATAATTCTACCCAGGGGGGCTGGAGTTGTTAGAAGAGTTGATTCTTTCTCAAATGTTTGGGGGTTGAAAGCAGCGTGCATAGCTAAACTAGCACTCTACCGTGGAGTGGCTAGATATGTTGGCATGGACATTTACGATGTCCCTGAGGCTACAGGGACGGTGAATACTAATGTTGAGGCTAAATTTAAGAAAGCTGTTGAATTATTGAAAGAATATGATTTTGTATTCGTTCACGTGAAAGGGACTGACTCGGCCAGTCATGATAAAAAGCCGTTAGAGAAAGTTAAGATGATTGAAAAAATAGACGAGGCTTTTAAAATAATAATCGATAATCCTATATTACTAAAGAATACTGTAGTCGCTGTAACCTCCGATCACTCCACCTCCTCTGAGCTTGGAATCCACATAGGGGATCCACCAGCGTTAGCTGTTTACTCTCCGGATATTGTAGCGGATGAAGTGAAAGAGTTTAATGAAAGAGCGGTTTTAAGAGGGGGGCTTGGGAGGGTGAAAGCTGTAGATCTTATGAAGATTCTTTTAAACTACGCTTGTAGAGCTATGGAGTACGGTTTAAAACCTAGCAGAGAGAGTAGAATCTATCGTTCAACCGAGTGTACCCCACTAGTAATATAA
- a CDS encoding 2-isopropylmalate synthase — MNNIKWSPNIDETYQVIFNTVVKYNKPKKLGKITLLDTTLREGEQTPKVEFTKEDKIKIADMLNDFGVNMIELSPLISKEHIQVIKTLATRGYKSDIIAHIRALKEDIDLALQCDTKWIAMFISTSDIQLKSKLKLTRQQALEKAVEAIEYAKSHGFKIRMTAEDASRTDPDFLIQFCKAIEEAKVDRIGVPDTVGVLTPQGMKSMISAVKKHVKTPLEIHCHNDLGLALANTLAGIEAGAETPHLTVNGLGERAGITPLAEFVVALKVCYNIQLPVKMELLTPLSKLVAKASKQPIPIHAPIVGENAFKHKGGTHIAAIVKNPAAYEIIPPETIGQSRKVIFGKYSGKNAVKLLFSLLGLPNSDREIQLTLSRIKEQGEFKDLEIDLKDPPAIFNKRFLAKPEHEDIFNNNH, encoded by the coding sequence TTGAATAACATCAAATGGTCCCCTAATATTGATGAAACATATCAAGTAATTTTCAACACGGTTGTAAAATATAATAAACCTAAAAAACTCGGGAAAATCACACTTTTAGACACCACTCTCAGAGAAGGAGAGCAGACTCCAAAAGTCGAGTTTACAAAAGAAGATAAAATAAAAATAGCTGACATGTTAAACGACTTCGGAGTCAACATGATCGAATTATCCCCGTTAATATCCAAAGAGCACATTCAAGTGATAAAAACACTCGCCACCAGAGGATATAAAAGCGATATAATCGCGCATATAAGAGCTTTAAAAGAAGACATAGATCTAGCATTACAGTGCGATACAAAATGGATAGCCATGTTCATATCAACTTCAGATATTCAGTTGAAAAGCAAGCTTAAACTCACCCGGCAACAAGCATTAGAGAAAGCTGTAGAAGCTATTGAATACGCTAAAAGCCATGGTTTCAAAATAAGAATGACCGCTGAAGATGCGAGTAGAACTGATCCTGATTTCTTAATACAATTCTGCAAAGCTATAGAAGAAGCGAAAGTTGATAGAATAGGAGTCCCTGATACAGTAGGTGTTCTAACACCTCAAGGTATGAAAAGCATGATCAGCGCTGTTAAAAAACATGTTAAAACACCTTTAGAAATACACTGCCACAACGACCTCGGCTTAGCTCTCGCTAACACGCTAGCTGGAATAGAGGCTGGCGCTGAAACACCGCATCTAACAGTTAACGGACTGGGGGAACGTGCAGGTATAACCCCCCTAGCTGAATTCGTCGTAGCTCTTAAAGTCTGCTATAATATTCAGCTCCCTGTTAAAATGGAGCTGTTAACACCCCTATCCAAACTCGTCGCGAAAGCCTCCAAACAACCTATACCAATCCACGCTCCGATAGTAGGAGAAAACGCATTCAAACATAAGGGCGGAACACACATAGCTGCGATTGTGAAAAACCCCGCCGCATACGAGATAATACCACCTGAAACTATAGGCCAGAGTAGAAAAGTCATCTTCGGAAAATACTCCGGTAAAAACGCGGTTAAACTATTATTCTCACTGCTAGGCTTACCGAATAGCGACAGAGAAATACAGCTAACACTCTCAAGAATAAAGGAGCAAGGAGAGTTCAAAGATCTTGAAATAGATCTAAAAGACCCACCAGCCATATTCAATAAGAGATTTTTAGCGAAACCTGAACATGAAGACATATTCAACAACAATCATTAA
- the fhcD gene encoding formylmethanofuran--tetrahydromethanopterin N-formyltransferase: MLLGKVLVKDTFAEIFKMPYTRVLVTADEIELLEYALQSLTGFATSIILCPCEAGVETYLNTSQTPDNRPGAAVMIFAKDKETLKKELDKRLSQCVLTSPTASVFNGLDIGEPVNTGRYISYFGDGWQRKENRYGKDVWIIPMMDGEFVIEESFKIGEGAAGGNFIIIAGDKKSGLNAARKAVREIHKTPYVITPFPGGICRSGSKPGSLKYKGLPASINHRFYPTIRNLVADTELPDGASTVYEIVINGGSLKSIEEAMGRGIVAAAGVEGVLEITAANYDGKLGDGKIYLKNVLEDVVNL; this comes from the coding sequence ATGCTCCTCGGTAAAGTTTTAGTTAAGGATACATTCGCCGAAATATTTAAAATGCCCTACACCAGGGTGCTCGTCACCGCCGATGAAATAGAACTATTAGAGTACGCTCTGCAATCTTTAACAGGCTTCGCTACAAGTATAATACTGTGCCCGTGTGAAGCCGGCGTTGAAACATATTTAAACACGTCTCAAACACCTGACAACCGCCCGGGTGCAGCGGTTATGATCTTCGCTAAAGATAAGGAGACACTGAAAAAAGAGCTTGATAAAAGGCTTTCTCAATGTGTTTTAACATCTCCAACAGCGTCCGTTTTCAACGGTTTAGATATAGGGGAGCCTGTTAACACAGGTCGCTATATATCATATTTCGGGGACGGTTGGCAGAGAAAAGAGAACAGATACGGTAAAGATGTGTGGATTATACCGATGATGGACGGAGAGTTCGTAATAGAAGAGTCTTTTAAAATAGGGGAGGGAGCTGCTGGAGGTAATTTCATTATTATCGCGGGTGATAAGAAAAGCGGGTTAAACGCTGCTAGAAAAGCGGTTAGAGAAATTCATAAGACACCCTATGTTATTACTCCTTTCCCAGGTGGAATATGTAGAAGTGGTTCTAAACCAGGATCCTTAAAATATAAGGGGCTGCCGGCGTCGATTAACCATCGCTTTTACCCTACTATAAGAAACCTTGTGGCTGATACAGAGCTCCCTGATGGCGCTTCAACCGTTTACGAGATCGTGATCAATGGAGGGTCTTTGAAATCAATTGAGGAGGCTATGGGACGGGGAATAGTAGCTGCGGCTGGTGTTGAAGGAGTACTTGAAATCACAGCGGCGAACTATGATGGTAAACTTGGAGATGGAAAAATATATTTAAAGAATGTATTAGAGGACGTGGTTAACCTTTAG
- a CDS encoding D-fructose 1,6-bisphosphatase, whose product MTGYLKLLKQISGEIREEIIKLLKEDVSFFSEKLGLNPSMQFTRRIDKIAEDIVVQKIVEENITTYLISEELGEKIIGEGEPEIFIVVDPVDGTKNAIQRIPFFSTSLALGEYEETIYADSVKVGLVKDIYNNVTFYAERGKGAYENGEKISTSRVLKADNSLISLYAYRANIDYDKYIKITRAAKTRTMGSQALELCYVASGRIDACIDLRGVSRVVDVSAAKLILEEAGGLFRDLNGLEFNPPLKHANTFSFIAAPNREYLEDLKNLLKI is encoded by the coding sequence ATGACAGGTTACCTTAAACTCTTAAAGCAGATTAGCGGTGAAATTAGAGAGGAAATTATTAAGCTGTTAAAAGAGGATGTTAGCTTTTTCTCCGAGAAACTGGGATTAAACCCTAGCATGCAGTTCACGCGTAGAATCGATAAAATCGCGGAGGATATCGTAGTCCAAAAAATAGTTGAAGAGAATATTACAACATATCTGATCAGCGAGGAACTCGGAGAGAAAATAATAGGCGAAGGCGAACCTGAAATATTCATAGTTGTAGATCCAGTGGACGGCACTAAAAACGCTATTCAACGTATACCTTTCTTCTCAACCTCTCTAGCGTTAGGCGAATACGAGGAGACGATTTACGCGGATAGTGTAAAAGTCGGGCTTGTTAAAGACATATATAATAATGTAACATTCTACGCGGAGCGCGGTAAAGGCGCCTACGAGAACGGCGAGAAAATTTCTACAAGTCGTGTTTTAAAAGCTGATAATAGTTTGATAAGCCTTTACGCTTACCGAGCTAACATCGACTATGATAAATATATTAAAATCACGCGAGCAGCTAAGACTAGAACAATGGGAAGCCAGGCTTTAGAGTTATGTTACGTAGCCTCAGGTAGAATAGACGCGTGCATAGATCTAAGAGGCGTATCCAGAGTTGTCGACGTATCCGCTGCTAAACTAATATTAGAGGAGGCGGGGGGTTTATTCCGTGATTTAAACGGGTTAGAGTTCAATCCACCGCTGAAACACGCAAACACATTCTCTTTCATAGCCGCTCCTAACCGAGAGTATCTTGAAGATCTTAAAAATCTTTTAAAAATTTAA
- a CDS encoding type II glyceraldehyde-3-phosphate dehydrogenase, whose amino-acid sequence MIKVGIAGYGTIGKRVAEAVLKSDDMKLVGISKTTPDYSAYLARSKGIKVYAHSQADLANFEKAGFKVEGTIKDLLSKIDIIVDTSPGKMGVENKQLYEEAGVKMIFQGGEKANIAEVSFNAQANFDQAWGKRIVRVVSCNTTGLSRVLHALHTNIGVKQAKVVLIRRTCDPKESKGLVNGIQPEMKMPSHHGPDLNTVIPDIKIESLAVVVPTTLMHLHTLMVEFKKDTTREQLVELMKNTRRVILVKGEHGLTSTNLVVELARDLGRPRYDLQEVVMWEDTINVKEGWGYLVYAVHQEAIVQPENIDAIRAMNKLLPKEESIKKTDASLGIVHGYLYK is encoded by the coding sequence ATGATAAAAGTTGGTATAGCCGGGTACGGGACTATAGGTAAACGTGTAGCTGAAGCCGTGTTGAAGTCAGATGACATGAAGCTGGTCGGTATCTCTAAAACAACCCCAGATTACAGCGCCTACCTTGCTAGAAGTAAAGGTATTAAAGTCTACGCTCACAGTCAAGCGGATTTAGCGAACTTTGAGAAAGCAGGGTTTAAAGTTGAGGGAACGATAAAAGACTTGCTGAGTAAAATTGACATCATAGTTGATACGTCTCCCGGGAAAATGGGAGTTGAAAACAAGCAGCTTTACGAAGAAGCGGGTGTGAAAATGATCTTTCAAGGCGGTGAGAAAGCTAACATCGCGGAGGTGAGCTTTAACGCTCAAGCTAACTTCGATCAGGCTTGGGGTAAGAGAATAGTCCGCGTTGTTTCATGTAACACTACAGGGTTAAGTCGTGTCCTACACGCGCTTCACACTAACATCGGTGTAAAGCAGGCTAAAGTAGTCTTAATAAGACGAACATGTGACCCCAAAGAATCTAAGGGTCTTGTGAACGGCATTCAACCTGAAATGAAGATGCCCAGCCACCACGGCCCGGATTTAAATACCGTGATACCTGATATAAAAATAGAGAGTTTAGCAGTCGTTGTGCCGACTACTCTAATGCATCTTCACACTTTGATGGTTGAGTTTAAAAAAGATACAACGCGTGAACAACTAGTAGAGCTTATGAAAAACACTCGCCGAGTTATTCTTGTGAAGGGTGAACACGGTTTAACGTCAACGAACCTAGTAGTAGAGCTTGCTAGAGACCTTGGTAGACCGCGCTACGATCTACAGGAAGTAGTTATGTGGGAGGATACGATAAACGTTAAAGAAGGCTGGGGTTACCTAGTCTACGCTGTTCACCAAGAAGCGATTGTTCAACCTGAAAACATAGACGCTATAAGAGCAATGAATAAGCTCCTACCTAAAGAGGAGAGTATTAAGAAAACAGATGCTTCACTAGGAATCGTGCACGGTTACCTATACAAGTAA